A single Lactuca sativa cultivar Salinas chromosome 8, Lsat_Salinas_v11, whole genome shotgun sequence DNA region contains:
- the LOC111890405 gene encoding succinate dehydrogenase subunit 5, mitochondrial — MEKLVMMRSLNCSIAWRSVGLVAHTSVNSNNQCIRCGIYYLQHPSSSMPHKSLSPFAIGIGSTQLLTDGGLTHLPNIENGDIKVAFKEFMVVNWAELPESVVKKSNQSLSKNTEDKASQQALANLLRVAEAVDEFTGFLVTLKMCCHIK, encoded by the exons ATGGAGAAATTGGTGATGATGAGATCTCTCAACTGTTCGATCGCATGGAGATCTGTAGGTTTAGTCGCCCACACCTCCGTGAACAGCAACAACCAATGCATCCGATGTGGAATCTACTACCTTCAGCACCCTTCATCTTCAATGCCTCATA AAAGCCTTTCTCCTTTTGCAATAGGAATTGGAAGCACCCAATTATTGACTGATGGTGGGTTGACACACTTACcaaacattgaaaatggtgatatCAAGGTCGCCTTCAAGGAGTTCATGGTTGTAAACTGGGCTGAACTTCCAGAAAGTGTTGTCAAGAAATCAAACCAATCATTATCTAAGAACACTGAAGACAAGGCTAGCCAACAGGCATTAGCCAACCTTCTACGTGTTGCAGAGGCAGTTGATGAGTTTACTGGCTTCCTTGTGACTTTGAAAATGTGTTGTCACATAAAGTGA